One genomic segment of Ictalurus punctatus breed USDA103 chromosome 12, Coco_2.0, whole genome shotgun sequence includes these proteins:
- the LOC108272854 gene encoding uncharacterized protein LOC108272854, with translation MGERQFFLSPLLEGLDLDLNTCYQLAHLTADITMLLEVLHTPSENVGFPPLLGYRIRPANVCVNASTQTDSLPAVPAVQSSNYQTDEDMAFSDLGSDVSPNFSPVSPEYTPPYTSAGYHSSPGHTPFYQPFSPYRSSLPDYSPTSPMNSQ, from the exons ATGG GTGAACGTCAGTTCTTCTTatctcctttactggagggactggatttggatctgaacaccTGCTATCAGCTTGCGCATCTCACTGCCGACATCACTATGCTGCTCGAAGTTCTTCACACCCCCTCTGAGAATGTGGGGTTCCCCCCACTGCTCGGATACAGAATTCGTCcagcgaatgtgtgtgtgaacgctTCTACTCAGACCGACTCTCTGCCCGCTGTTCCGGCTGTCCAGTCCTCCAACTATCAAACTGATGAAGACATGGCCTTCTCCGACCTGGGCTCTGACGTTTCTCCTAATTTTTCACCTGTCAGCCCTGAGTATACTCCTCCATACACATCAGCTGGCTATCACTCGTCCCCAGGACATACCCCGTTTTACCAGCCGTTTTCTCCCTATCGCTCATCATTACCTGACTACAGTCCCACAAGTCCAATGAAttctcaataa